The genomic segment GAGCTGCTGTTGCAGTTCTAGTGAGTTTCAATAAAAATACGCAAATATAGTATTTGCGTATTTTTTATTGAAATTACAAATATATTTGCAAATAGATTGAATTATGAATAAAAACAATAAAACAAACGCAAATATAAACTTTGCGTTTGTTTTATTGAATTTATAGGTGCTATGTGATATACTACGAAAAGAAAGTAGGTGTAGTATGAATAGCAAAACAGCATTAGAAAAAAAATACGAGATAATCAAACAAAATCTTGGGAATCAAACTACCTTTTATACAGATGAAGTAATTCCCCTTTTCCCGGAGTTAAAAAAGTCTACTTTATATTGGAATCTTTCTAAATTAGTAGAGGCGGGTTACATTAAGAGAGTGCGAAACGGTGTATTTTCCTTCAATGATTTGAAAGGCAGACAGGGAATTATTTTATGTGAAACAGCCCAAAAATTGAAAAATTACATGGATGAGCTGGGATTTTATTATTATATATCCGGTTTGGATATTTTGGCAAAATATATGTTACACATACCAGAACAATATCCTGTCATTGCATTTATTGAAAAAGCAGCAAAAGAGGAAATATATAACAATTTATTAGCAGAAGGATTTGAGGTGATAGAACCACAATACACGAAAAAAATGTATGAAGATGCTATGCTTTCAGGTAGCCATAATATGCAGGTGATTTTATACACAACGGAGGATTTTCAGTACAGTAGTGAAGGTCTGGCAAGTATAGAGAAGGCTTTTGTAGATCTTTATTTTGCAATAACGAGAAATGGATATCCACTATCATTGCAAGAATTGGTAAGAATTTATCAGAATCTCAGCAGATTGGGAAATATAGATAAAAAGAAGCTGATAACAGTAGCATCAAGAAGGAATATACAATATGATATTCGCTTTATCGTTGAAAATCGGTTTATTACAGATTCGGCAATAGAGTTTGGAAAAATACTTAGAAGGGAAGAATAAAATTTGGATTACAAAAAGTTATTTCATAAAGAGGAAGCATTTCAGAGAGAAACCTTTCAGAAGAGAATGGAAGAATTTGGGTTTAAAAATATGGCAAGAATGGAACTGTTTTTATGGGATCTTGAATTATTCTTGCATATTCAGAAAATACTAGGAGATAAAATAATATTGAAAGGTGGTGCAGCCACGCAGTTTTATCTGCCAAGGGATGCTCAAAGAACAAGTGTAGACATTGATATGTTATTTTTTGGAACAGAAGAGGAAATAAAGGAAACATTGAGGAAAATCGAAGAATATTTGGGGACAGAAGACGAATTGTTTTACTTTCATAAACATAGCCCTAAGAATCCGAAAACAAATCTTCCATTACATACATATTACATGAAAGTTCCTTCTGTACTATCCAATGCAGAACGTAATATGGATAGAGAGAGTATTCCCTATCAGGAATTAAAAATAGAATTTATTCTCCAGCCAGAAAAATGGGAATATGAAAGAAGAACGGGAGAAAACATATTTGCAGTAAACAGTTCATGGAACTATCAGATCCTTCCATTGAATTATTTATTTGCGGATAAGCTCACCACATTAGGTTGTAATACGATTGGCGTACAAAATGAAAGGCTGGATGAACAGGTGAAGCAGTTCTATGATATTATGATGTTGTCCAGAAACTGTATATCCGAGATGCAATGCTCTGTTGTGAAAGAAAAGTATTTAAAACGGGCAGAACAAGAATGGAATACAAGGAAGATTACACTGGGGAGCACGCTGGAGAGAAGAGATTATGAACCTAAATATATCGTAGAAGATGTTGAGAAACAGCTTTTGCGTTATCAACAAGCCGATAGCGGTGAAGATGCAGAATTGAAAAAGTTTATTAATGATTTTCATTCGTTATATTTAAACAGGAAAGTGCAGTATGATCCCAAAACGGTTGCCTGCGGAGCATCACTGGTTCGCTTGATGTATGAACTGATGATTTCAGGCATGGGTTGGGATAAAGTAAAACAGGCATTAGAGATTGAAAAAAAATTAGGTATGGAGCATTTATCGGGACCAGAAAAAGGACAAAAAATTCGTGAACTCAGAAATCAGTTTATTCAGGAATTTGGTAAAGATTCGGTAATCCCGGCATCAACTTTGAAAGGGAAAGATTTAAAAAGAGTGTTCTGGGCAATTGTAAATATTGATAATTTAAACAAGATTGAGGGAATGATATAAAATGAGATATTATATTGCAGATTTACATTTCTTTCATGAAAATTTGAATACAAAAATGGATAAACGTGGATTTGCAAATGTAAATGCAATGAATGATTATATGCTGAAACAGTGGAATAGTAAAGTGCGTAATAGGGATGAAGTTGTTATCTTAGGGGATTTATCATGGGGGAAATCTGAAGAAACAAACCAGTTGCTTCAGAAATTGAACGGACGTCTATATCTGATACAGGGAAACCATGACCACTATGTCAAGGATCCAAACTTCGACAGTTCACGCTTTGAGTGGATTAAAATGTATGAGGAACTTAGCGATAATAAGAGAAAAGTGATACTTTGTCATTATCCTATTATGTGTTATAACGGACAGTATAAATTGAATGCAGAAGGAAACCCAAAAACCTATATGTTGTATGGACATGTACACGATACGCAGGATCAGAGATTGCTGGAAAGATTTCAAGGAATCACATCTGAAACAACATTTCTGAATACACAGGGGGAAACACAGCATATTCCATGTAATATGATTAACTGTTTTTGTATGTATTCAAATTATCAGCCGCTTACTTTGGATGAATGGATTGCGTGTGATAAGAACAGGAAACAAAAGAGCTGCCAGAATGTAAAGTGATATGAAAAAGAGCCGTCCAAAACTGGTCGGCTCAAAGTATTTATAGTTGTTTATGATTTCTTAGGAATGTCAACAGTTCCTAGTGTTTCAATTAAGGATAGGATTGCATCTGAATTTTGCTGAAATTGCGTTTGAAAATCTTCTGTAATATCATAGTTCAGATACAGAGTTATCAAAGTAGCATTCCATATTGAAATCATGGTCTTTTCTGATATGTGTTCTTCCAGAAATTGTAGATGTTTGCAGAGTGTTGCCTGTGTTCTTGTCCATGTAAAGAAATAGTCATCTTTTAGTGGAATGTTAAAACTACGAAACCATTCCCGGACGGTATGTGTTTCGATTCCGTCTCCGCACTCAGGATTATTAAAGATATATCCAACAGACAGTTCTTCTGGATTTTTCGGAAAACTATCATCCGCAGAAAGGGTAAGATACCGACCAATCGGAAACATGGCACAGACAGTCGGTTTTACATCATGAACCAAACATTTCTGATCCTTTAATAAAGGGCAGCGTTTGACACTTCCTTGTGGTCTCAGGCGGACTATCGGGAAACGGGAGTTACATCCAATATAAGTTTCACAATATTGTTCCAAGGCTTCCGCTGGTGTAATTTGAAATTTTTTTGCTATGTTAAACAGATCTTTCGGGGATAAGAGAATATCCTCCCGGTGAATGCAGCACTTTCCGCATTGGGTACAGTGAAATGTAAATGTATCATCGAGACCGATTTCTTCATATCCTAATTGTTCTTTTAGTTCTTTTATTGAATTCATAATCATTCTCCTTAAAAAAAATATTTTTATGGCGGTTCTA from the Blautia wexlerae DSM 19850 genome contains:
- a CDS encoding DUF6577 family protein, yielding MNSKTALEKKYEIIKQNLGNQTTFYTDEVIPLFPELKKSTLYWNLSKLVEAGYIKRVRNGVFSFNDLKGRQGIILCETAQKLKNYMDELGFYYYISGLDILAKYMLHIPEQYPVIAFIEKAAKEEIYNNLLAEGFEVIEPQYTKKMYEDAMLSGSHNMQVILYTTEDFQYSSEGLASIEKAFVDLYFAITRNGYPLSLQELVRIYQNLSRLGNIDKKKLITVASRRNIQYDIRFIVENRFITDSAIEFGKILRREE
- a CDS encoding nucleotidyl transferase AbiEii/AbiGii toxin family protein, coding for MEEFGFKNMARMELFLWDLELFLHIQKILGDKIILKGGAATQFYLPRDAQRTSVDIDMLFFGTEEEIKETLRKIEEYLGTEDELFYFHKHSPKNPKTNLPLHTYYMKVPSVLSNAERNMDRESIPYQELKIEFILQPEKWEYERRTGENIFAVNSSWNYQILPLNYLFADKLTTLGCNTIGVQNERLDEQVKQFYDIMMLSRNCISEMQCSVVKEKYLKRAEQEWNTRKITLGSTLERRDYEPKYIVEDVEKQLLRYQQADSGEDAELKKFINDFHSLYLNRKVQYDPKTVACGASLVRLMYELMISGMGWDKVKQALEIEKKLGMEHLSGPEKGQKIRELRNQFIQEFGKDSVIPASTLKGKDLKRVFWAIVNIDNLNKIEGMI
- a CDS encoding metallophosphoesterase, whose amino-acid sequence is MRYYIADLHFFHENLNTKMDKRGFANVNAMNDYMLKQWNSKVRNRDEVVILGDLSWGKSEETNQLLQKLNGRLYLIQGNHDHYVKDPNFDSSRFEWIKMYEELSDNKRKVILCHYPIMCYNGQYKLNAEGNPKTYMLYGHVHDTQDQRLLERFQGITSETTFLNTQGETQHIPCNMINCFCMYSNYQPLTLDEWIACDKNRKQKSCQNVK
- a CDS encoding YkgJ family cysteine cluster protein, with protein sequence MNSIKELKEQLGYEEIGLDDTFTFHCTQCGKCCIHREDILLSPKDLFNIAKKFQITPAEALEQYCETYIGCNSRFPIVRLRPQGSVKRCPLLKDQKCLVHDVKPTVCAMFPIGRYLTLSADDSFPKNPEELSVGYIFNNPECGDGIETHTVREWFRSFNIPLKDDYFFTWTRTQATLCKHLQFLEEHISEKTMISIWNATLITLYLNYDITEDFQTQFQQNSDAILSLIETLGTVDIPKKS